One part of the Rothia sp. ZJ932 genome encodes these proteins:
- a CDS encoding WhiB family transcriptional regulator — protein sequence MDWRSRAACLEKDPELFFPVGNTGPALLQIEEAKAVCRNCTVMDTCLQWAIETGQDSGVWGGMSEEERRAMKRRAARARRAS from the coding sequence ATGGATTGGCGTAGCCGTGCTGCTTGCCTAGAAAAAGACCCAGAATTATTTTTCCCTGTGGGAAACACTGGTCCGGCGCTACTTCAAATTGAAGAGGCAAAAGCCGTATGCCGCAACTGCACCGTCATGGATACATGCTTGCAGTGGGCAATTGAGACCGGTCAAGATTCCGGTGTCTGGGGCGGAATGAGCGAAGAAGAACGCCGAGCGATGAAACGCCGTGCTGCTCGCGCTCGCCGCGCGTCCTAA
- a CDS encoding sensor histidine kinase, translating into MHIDPFLQNAEYGPGDMEWLHLLIGDWQIIADTAHGDLVLWLPTDFNSDILAGGRYPTEPGQESGFIACAHMRPSTVHTLFYTDLIDHRMKKEMRLKALGVWKNQCSEKYVDSETVAGLDIQTTLVPLTRNGRTLGLLSVHSETYTPRQRTHVELVYRELSEELLKMTSRGIWPEFSAPVGTTRGAPRVSDGLMVLDAEGVITFTSPNATSIYKKLGFSAELEGQSLAHITRALLPQGEQVDETLPLVLAGKMPWRAEIKAHFASITYRAIPLRRFTPLGEERFGAIILCRDVTELRRRELELMTKDATIREIHHRVKNNLQTVSALLRLQARRMESDEARQGLEQAMRRVATIATVHEALSQGLAQNVDFDDLIGRQFHLAAELASPGQDVRTELTGSFGSLPSKFATPLALVINEIVANAVEHGLAGETGTVTMDAQRAYDERAQHTLTVSISDDGRGMNETATEPKTRDGLGTQIVKTLVASELNGSITWKNRSPRGTTVEIEAVLGESR; encoded by the coding sequence CAGAACGCAGAGTACGGACCGGGCGATATGGAATGGCTGCACCTGCTCATTGGTGACTGGCAAATTATCGCTGACACCGCTCACGGTGATTTGGTGCTGTGGTTACCCACCGATTTCAATTCCGATATTTTGGCGGGCGGACGCTATCCCACAGAGCCCGGTCAAGAGAGCGGTTTTATTGCCTGCGCTCATATGCGTCCGTCAACCGTACACACACTTTTTTATACAGACCTTATCGATCACCGCATGAAAAAAGAGATGCGGTTAAAAGCCCTGGGCGTGTGGAAAAACCAGTGCAGTGAAAAGTACGTGGATTCAGAAACGGTAGCTGGGCTAGATATTCAAACTACCCTTGTTCCGCTCACCAGAAACGGCAGGACCTTAGGGCTACTTAGCGTCCACTCTGAGACTTACACTCCGCGTCAGCGAACCCACGTTGAACTGGTCTACAGAGAGCTATCCGAGGAACTATTGAAAATGACGAGCCGAGGAATCTGGCCTGAGTTTTCTGCTCCTGTGGGGACAACTCGCGGCGCCCCACGAGTGAGCGATGGCTTGATGGTGTTGGACGCCGAGGGCGTGATTACCTTTACCTCGCCCAACGCGACCTCTATTTATAAGAAGCTGGGATTCTCTGCTGAACTAGAGGGACAGTCTCTTGCTCATATCACCCGAGCTCTGTTACCTCAGGGAGAGCAAGTAGATGAGACCCTGCCACTGGTCTTAGCGGGGAAAATGCCCTGGCGCGCTGAAATTAAAGCGCACTTTGCCAGCATCACTTACCGTGCCATACCTCTGCGCCGTTTTACCCCCTTGGGGGAAGAACGCTTTGGCGCCATTATTCTGTGCCGTGACGTGACCGAATTGCGCCGGCGCGAGCTTGAGTTGATGACCAAAGATGCAACCATTCGGGAGATTCACCACCGAGTGAAGAATAACTTGCAGACCGTCTCTGCGCTTTTGCGCTTGCAAGCTCGTCGAATGGAAAGTGATGAAGCGCGGCAGGGATTAGAACAAGCGATGCGACGGGTGGCGACCATTGCTACCGTGCATGAGGCGCTATCACAGGGACTAGCCCAGAACGTTGATTTTGATGATTTGATTGGGCGTCAGTTTCATCTGGCTGCCGAACTCGCTTCGCCGGGGCAGGACGTCCGCACCGAACTTACGGGATCGTTTGGGTCTTTGCCGAGTAAATTTGCAACTCCTCTTGCCCTTGTTATCAACGAAATCGTTGCCAATGCGGTGGAACACGGTCTTGCCGGTGAGACGGGAACAGTCACAATGGATGCACAGCGCGCGTACGATGAAAGGGCACAGCATACTCTAACCGTGAGTATTAGCGATGACGGTCGAGGTATGAACGAGACTGCAACTGAACCCAAAACCCGAGATGGGTTGGGAACCCAAATTGTGAAAACCCTGGTGGCTAGTGAACTCAACGGATCCATTACATGGAAGAATCGGTCGCCTCGGGGAACAACTGTTGAAATCGAAGCGGTGTTAGGTGAGTCCCGATAG